From the genome of Halomonas sp. MCCC 1A13316, one region includes:
- a CDS encoding aminoacyl-tRNA deacylase encodes MAIPATLREYLRACDIDYEEVQHPHEVNASRVAQQSHITGEQLAKAVMLHGRSGYRLAVLPSSCDADLDSLSQLFDEPMELATEDEIISRFRDCDPGATIPVGQAYGLQVYVDDMLRHQPDIYFDAGDHETLLHMSGNEFEKLMGNSPHCQFSRHH; translated from the coding sequence ATGGCCATTCCGGCAACACTTCGGGAATACTTGAGAGCCTGTGACATCGATTACGAGGAGGTCCAGCACCCCCATGAAGTCAACGCCAGCCGCGTTGCCCAACAGTCCCATATTACTGGCGAGCAGCTTGCCAAGGCGGTCATGCTGCACGGCCGTTCGGGCTATCGGCTCGCCGTTCTGCCCAGCAGCTGTGATGCCGACCTGGACAGCCTATCCCAACTCTTCGACGAACCGATGGAACTAGCCACGGAAGACGAGATCATCAGCCGCTTTCGCGACTGCGACCCCGGCGCCACGATACCCGTCGGGCAAGCGTACGGGCTGCAGGTCTATGTCGATGACATGCTGCGCCACCAGCCCGACATCTATTTCGATGCCGGCGATCACGAAACGCTGCTTCACATGAGCGGCAATGAGTTCGAAAAGCTAATGGGCAACAGCCCACACTGTCAGTTCAGCCGTCACCACTAG
- a CDS encoding GFA family protein, translated as MLLQGSCHCGAVSFELESPHPYPYQRCYCSICRKTAGGGGYAINLGGVYATLQVEGESNVSVYHAVIDGEPSTGERHFCARCGSALWVYDPSWPELVHPFASAIDTPLPVPPERVHLLLDSKANWVEPDIGSNDKRFEHYPSESLAEWHERLGLVR; from the coding sequence ATGCTTCTTCAAGGCTCCTGTCACTGCGGTGCGGTGAGTTTCGAACTCGAATCGCCGCATCCGTATCCCTATCAACGCTGTTATTGCTCGATCTGCCGCAAGACCGCTGGAGGTGGGGGTTATGCCATCAATCTGGGCGGTGTTTACGCCACGCTGCAGGTCGAGGGCGAATCGAACGTCTCGGTCTATCACGCCGTGATCGATGGAGAACCGAGTACGGGCGAGCGGCATTTCTGTGCGCGCTGCGGCAGTGCCCTGTGGGTTTACGATCCGAGCTGGCCGGAACTGGTGCACCCATTCGCCTCGGCCATCGATACGCCTTTGCCGGTACCACCCGAGCGGGTTCACCTGCTGCTGGACAGCAAGGCCAACTGGGTCGAGCCGGACATCGGGTCGAACGACAAGCGCTTCGAACACTACCCGAGCGAGAGCCTGGCGGAATGGCATGAGCGCCTGGGGCTTGTCAGGTAG
- a CDS encoding site-2 protease family protein, whose protein sequence is MFKSVLVIGHFRGIRLEVHISWLIIFALLLTTMSAGFQNQYPEWTITTAVTTALVTALLFFSSIVAHELGHSLVAIRRGVLVTAITLFIFGGVAQMTRDPDKADDEFWIAIAGPIVSFLLAGAFGLLAALTSHWYQPVPVALGWLSTINLLVAIFNLIPGFPLDGGRVLRAVVWKLTGNARKANETAFASGKLVAYGLFGLAVWNMVGGNLVGGLWIMLIAWFLLNMTQAQGRMYMLRERLAGVRARDLAEADVPLVDAQRPVEVWLSQDVLPSGRRAFLVGSDTSHVVGLVSLSDARRVEQAQWPGTRVADIMTPVDKLYHVAPGAKADEILQLLNEHGLNQIPVMENGHVSGWIDRQRLLRTIEIHLEVKR, encoded by the coding sequence ATGTTCAAGTCCGTACTGGTCATCGGTCATTTCCGCGGCATTCGCCTGGAAGTCCACATCAGTTGGCTGATCATCTTTGCCCTTTTGCTGACCACAATGAGCGCAGGATTTCAGAACCAATACCCTGAGTGGACTATCACCACCGCCGTGACCACTGCCTTGGTGACCGCCCTTTTGTTCTTTTCTTCTATCGTTGCCCATGAACTGGGTCATAGCCTCGTGGCGATTCGCCGGGGCGTTCTCGTCACCGCCATTACCCTGTTCATCTTCGGTGGTGTCGCCCAGATGACACGCGACCCGGACAAGGCGGATGACGAGTTCTGGATCGCCATCGCCGGACCCATTGTCAGTTTCCTCCTGGCGGGAGCGTTCGGTCTGCTCGCGGCACTGACCAGCCACTGGTATCAGCCCGTTCCCGTTGCTCTGGGCTGGCTATCGACGATCAATCTGCTGGTTGCCATTTTCAACTTGATTCCCGGTTTTCCCCTCGACGGCGGGAGAGTCTTACGGGCCGTCGTCTGGAAGCTGACCGGTAACGCCAGAAAAGCAAATGAAACAGCCTTCGCCAGCGGCAAGCTGGTCGCCTACGGCTTGTTCGGGCTGGCCGTCTGGAACATGGTAGGTGGCAATCTCGTCGGCGGCCTGTGGATCATGCTCATCGCCTGGTTCCTGCTCAACATGACTCAGGCCCAGGGCCGTATGTACATGTTAAGAGAGCGTCTGGCCGGCGTGCGGGCACGTGATCTTGCCGAAGCCGACGTCCCCTTGGTGGATGCGCAACGCCCTGTCGAGGTGTGGCTGTCCCAGGATGTGCTACCTTCCGGCCGCCGGGCTTTCCTGGTCGGTAGCGATACCTCCCATGTGGTTGGACTGGTATCGCTCAGCGATGCGCGCCGGGTCGAACAGGCGCAGTGGCCAGGTACCCGTGTCGCTGACATCATGACACCGGTCGACAAGCTGTATCACGTCGCTCCCGGCGCCAAGGCCGACGAGATCCTGCAACTGCTCAACGAGCACGGTCTGAACCAGATCCCGGTCATGGAGAACGGCCATGTCAGCGGTTGGATCGACCGTCAGCGCCTGTTGCGTACCATCGAGATCCATCTTGAAGTGAAACGCTGA
- the trxC gene encoding thioredoxin TrxC, translated as MADSFILGCPHCSAMNRVQGTRLGEAPKCGKCKQPLFTGEPVELTSANYHALVERSELPVVVDFWASWCGPCKIMAPIFAEAAGQLEPRMRFAKLNTEAEPELAGRFNIRSIPTLIVFRQGNEAARQPGVLQGAQLRQWLQPHLAQ; from the coding sequence ATGGCAGATTCTTTCATCCTGGGTTGCCCGCACTGTAGTGCCATGAATCGTGTCCAGGGGACTCGTCTTGGTGAAGCGCCCAAATGCGGCAAGTGCAAGCAGCCGTTGTTCACCGGTGAACCCGTCGAGCTTACATCGGCCAACTACCATGCCTTGGTCGAGCGCAGCGAACTGCCGGTCGTGGTCGACTTCTGGGCCAGTTGGTGCGGGCCCTGCAAAATAATGGCGCCAATCTTTGCCGAAGCGGCAGGGCAGCTGGAGCCGCGCATGCGCTTCGCCAAGCTGAATACCGAGGCCGAGCCGGAACTGGCAGGGCGTTTCAACATACGTAGCATTCCTACGCTGATCGTGTTTCGACAAGGCAATGAAGCCGCCCGTCAGCCTGGGGTGCTGCAAGGGGCACAGTTGCGCCAGTGGCTACAGCCTCACCTGGCCCAGTGA
- a CDS encoding sensor domain-containing diguanylate cyclase translates to MDEGNSTASGDDDLSRLLDVLPLPVLVARDQQEWRLLYANAAARRYFGLSDGIVDQPLLPLLGDVDRHALEAALAESELTEIRVACQGVAGKPPFEALPGRATWQQQEACQLTLVPLTESSRSASEPFYKQMFNTNPAIKMLIDPVDGRIVDANAAAVSFYGYSLNALKQLKITDINCQSSAEVRASMARAKTCQQLFFEFRHRLANGEVRDVRVYSGPVHFQSREYLHSIVVDVTDEKRYCAQLEGYNDLFHDLPVGIYRHTAGPKGRFTAANPAMLRIFEADSRQALFAAPITSLYECPRQIHEFMDDLAQDGAVIRRPLRLRTLKGRSIHAEVTAYRKTAVDGSIDYSGIVEDVTARHAAQANQDRLTHLLDASPDIVSIVDADQRVVYLNKAGREQLGVLPEALSEALIAAHPLWARRLIQEKGIPYAIEHGHWYAETAVLGCDGEVPVSQLIITRRDESGKVESIATIMRDISQAKRYQAELEYHAGHDPLTGAFNRNRFIDLLGRERQEVRRDGRPLSLVMFDIDHFKRVNDTFGHSVGDMVLAKLVRTCHALLREVDVLARWGGEEFMLLLPGTPLAGAATLAERLRRAVEEEDFAPAPCITSSFGVAELDPDETDTQCYKRLDEALYRAKANGRNQVCLAEPLNDSVERRQVQ, encoded by the coding sequence GTGGACGAAGGTAATTCGACGGCCTCGGGCGATGACGACCTGAGCCGTCTACTCGATGTGCTTCCCCTACCTGTGTTGGTCGCTCGCGATCAGCAGGAGTGGCGGTTGCTCTATGCCAACGCTGCTGCCCGCCGTTATTTCGGGCTTTCCGATGGTATCGTGGACCAGCCACTACTGCCGCTTCTTGGTGATGTCGATCGGCACGCACTCGAGGCCGCGCTGGCAGAGTCGGAGCTCACTGAAATCCGCGTCGCATGCCAGGGCGTCGCAGGTAAGCCTCCTTTCGAGGCGTTGCCGGGCCGTGCCACTTGGCAACAGCAGGAGGCATGCCAACTGACACTGGTTCCGCTGACGGAGAGCTCACGCTCGGCCAGCGAGCCCTTCTATAAGCAGATGTTCAATACCAACCCGGCGATCAAGATGTTGATCGACCCTGTCGATGGACGCATCGTCGACGCCAATGCTGCTGCCGTGTCTTTCTATGGCTATTCGCTAAATGCCCTCAAGCAACTGAAAATCACCGACATCAATTGCCAGAGCAGTGCCGAGGTGCGTGCCAGCATGGCGAGGGCGAAGACCTGCCAACAGCTCTTCTTTGAGTTCCGCCATCGCCTGGCCAATGGCGAGGTACGCGATGTTCGTGTCTATTCGGGACCAGTACATTTTCAAAGCCGGGAATACCTGCACTCGATTGTCGTCGACGTTACTGACGAGAAGCGCTATTGCGCCCAATTGGAGGGCTACAACGATCTGTTCCACGACCTGCCGGTAGGCATCTATCGCCATACGGCAGGGCCGAAAGGACGATTTACTGCCGCCAATCCCGCCATGTTGCGAATCTTCGAAGCGGACTCACGCCAGGCACTTTTTGCCGCCCCGATCACCTCGCTCTACGAATGCCCCAGGCAAATCCACGAGTTCATGGATGATCTCGCGCAGGATGGTGCCGTGATCCGACGACCGCTACGCTTGCGCACCCTCAAGGGGCGCTCCATCCATGCCGAGGTTACCGCCTATCGCAAGACCGCTGTGGACGGCAGTATCGATTACAGCGGTATCGTCGAGGACGTGACGGCGCGGCATGCCGCTCAGGCCAATCAGGACAGGTTGACCCATCTGTTGGACGCATCGCCGGATATCGTCTCGATCGTCGATGCCGACCAGCGAGTCGTCTATCTCAACAAGGCGGGTCGTGAGCAACTGGGCGTTTTACCCGAAGCGCTATCGGAAGCGCTGATAGCCGCGCACCCGCTATGGGCGCGTCGGCTGATCCAGGAGAAGGGCATCCCTTATGCCATCGAACACGGCCATTGGTATGCGGAGACGGCCGTGCTGGGTTGCGATGGTGAAGTTCCCGTCTCGCAGCTGATCATCACCCGCCGTGACGAGAGCGGTAAGGTCGAAAGCATCGCCACCATCATGCGTGACATCAGCCAGGCCAAGCGCTATCAGGCAGAGCTCGAATACCATGCCGGCCACGACCCGCTGACCGGTGCATTCAACCGTAATCGCTTCATCGACCTGCTGGGGCGCGAGCGGCAGGAGGTTCGTCGTGATGGCCGCCCCTTGAGCCTGGTCATGTTCGACATCGACCACTTCAAGCGCGTCAACGATACCTTCGGCCACAGCGTAGGCGATATGGTGCTGGCAAAGTTGGTGCGCACCTGCCATGCGCTGCTGCGTGAAGTGGACGTCCTGGCCCGCTGGGGCGGCGAGGAATTCATGCTGCTGTTGCCAGGCACACCGTTGGCTGGCGCTGCAACGCTGGCCGAGCGCCTGCGTCGGGCGGTCGAAGAGGAGGACTTCGCTCCTGCTCCCTGTATTACCAGCAGCTTCGGAGTTGCCGAGCTGGATCCCGACGAGACGGATACCCAATGCTACAAGCGACTCGACGAAGCGCTTTACCGTGCCAAGGCCAACGGACGCAACCAGGTATGTCTCGCAGAGCCACTCAATGACAGCGTCGAGAGGCGCCAGGTGCAGTAG
- a CDS encoding methyltransferase: protein MYRRPPWQEAYPELVDVLLGLDDLQVERLQANPWQNSPLRNWLPVAELAELVRLAPLTVKAMPMEQAWAQHVGGRKWKQIEAFTRHLHVAPQDGLLDWCAGKGHLSRALAHCHAAEVIALEWQASLCEEGRRLAAAQLAPVRMKQQDVMAMETGRYLTAQTHVVALHACGDLHLRLLDLAAASGSAITLAPCCYHRTREADYRPVSRRGRELCDRHSLHLERSDLALAVQETVTAPRGVRLRREQANAWRLGFDELQRELRGEDVYLPVPSLAYGRLPERFEAFCRWAANLKGIDIPDSLDLTLYERSGWQRQAQVKRLELVRHLFRRPLETWLVMDRFFLLLEAGYTAEVGTFCASKLTPRNLLIRARKA from the coding sequence ATGTATCGTCGACCTCCCTGGCAGGAGGCCTATCCGGAACTGGTCGATGTTCTGCTGGGGCTGGACGATCTCCAGGTGGAGCGTCTGCAGGCCAACCCTTGGCAGAACTCGCCGCTGAGAAACTGGCTTCCGGTTGCCGAATTGGCCGAACTGGTGCGCCTGGCGCCGCTCACTGTCAAGGCCATGCCAATGGAGCAAGCCTGGGCGCAGCATGTGGGCGGCCGTAAATGGAAACAGATCGAGGCCTTCACTCGGCACCTCCACGTGGCCCCGCAAGATGGCCTGCTGGATTGGTGTGCTGGCAAGGGACACCTGTCCCGGGCACTCGCCCACTGCCATGCCGCCGAGGTCATTGCCCTGGAGTGGCAGGCGTCGCTGTGCGAGGAGGGGCGGCGCCTGGCGGCGGCACAGCTGGCCCCGGTGCGCATGAAACAGCAGGACGTCATGGCAATGGAAACCGGCCGCTATCTCACTGCGCAGACCCATGTCGTCGCCCTGCATGCCTGCGGTGACCTGCACTTGCGGCTGCTCGATCTGGCTGCGGCATCGGGTAGCGCAATTACCCTTGCACCGTGCTGCTATCACCGTACTCGTGAAGCCGACTATCGTCCCGTTTCGCGGCGAGGGCGCGAGCTGTGTGACAGGCATTCGCTGCATCTCGAGCGTAGCGACCTGGCCCTGGCGGTGCAGGAAACCGTCACCGCACCACGAGGAGTGCGCCTACGCCGTGAGCAGGCCAACGCCTGGCGGCTGGGTTTCGATGAGTTGCAGCGGGAGTTACGCGGCGAGGATGTCTACCTGCCGGTACCCAGCCTGGCTTATGGCCGCTTGCCCGAGCGGTTCGAGGCCTTCTGCCGATGGGCAGCGAATCTTAAGGGGATCGATATACCTGACTCGCTCGATCTGACGCTCTATGAACGGTCAGGCTGGCAGCGACAGGCCCAGGTAAAGCGTCTGGAACTGGTACGCCACCTGTTTCGGCGACCGTTGGAGACATGGTTGGTCATGGATCGATTTTTCCTGTTGTTAGAGGCCGGGTATACGGCGGAAGTCGGGACGTTCTGCGCTTCGAAATTGACCCCGCGGAATCTGTTAATTCGTGCCAGAAAGGCCTAA
- a CDS encoding heparan-alpha-glucosaminide N-acetyltransferase domain-containing protein, translating into MIGLSQRPLLPSLPARVEAIDLARGIAIALMILSHSVSGLLGLRQVPDWGMVPVHLITKFSSSLFIMVFGIALAVAFLSKVGTPDWPQRRRKLMLRGLEVLFWYKALTIVEMLPLFPPEDILDALLYQRFAIWVEILGFYALALLWLPWVLPLWCRMSLWSRLLAPIAVGIISVMLERHFHFWGSEIFKALLVEDADHYTWGQLSRLPLVMMGLLIGEAILRWYGEPASRRRLVACLAGVGVLSLAGFATLSFPESYEMLMAVAWNDGKHPPAVPFMLFSTGGALVIMALCLLGGRSASLWLKPLTVIGSDALRAFIFHIVAIFLVLRLLLGAWQVYSYPQVLGIGLGLILLTAGWIALIRRFRELSR; encoded by the coding sequence ATGATCGGGCTTAGCCAACGGCCTTTGTTGCCGTCATTGCCCGCCAGAGTTGAGGCCATCGACCTGGCTCGCGGTATCGCCATCGCCCTGATGATCCTCAGTCACTCAGTCAGCGGTCTGCTGGGTCTTCGCCAAGTGCCGGACTGGGGTATGGTACCCGTCCATCTCATCACCAAGTTCTCTTCCTCGCTGTTCATCATGGTGTTCGGTATCGCCCTGGCGGTGGCCTTCCTGTCCAAGGTCGGCACGCCTGACTGGCCGCAGCGGCGGCGCAAGCTGATGCTGCGCGGCCTTGAGGTGCTGTTCTGGTACAAGGCGCTGACCATCGTCGAAATGCTGCCGCTCTTCCCACCCGAAGACATTCTCGATGCGCTGCTCTATCAGCGCTTCGCCATCTGGGTCGAGATCCTCGGCTTCTACGCCCTGGCGCTGCTATGGCTGCCGTGGGTACTACCGTTATGGTGTCGCATGTCGCTGTGGTCGCGGCTGCTTGCGCCGATAGCGGTGGGCATTATTTCGGTAATGCTCGAACGTCATTTCCACTTCTGGGGCAGCGAAATCTTCAAGGCGCTCCTGGTCGAGGATGCCGATCATTACACTTGGGGTCAGCTCTCGCGGCTGCCATTGGTGATGATGGGCCTGCTGATCGGGGAGGCCATCCTGCGTTGGTATGGCGAGCCGGCTAGCCGTCGGCGCCTGGTGGCGTGCCTGGCTGGAGTAGGGGTGCTGTCCCTGGCTGGTTTCGCTACGCTTTCATTCCCTGAATCCTACGAAATGCTGATGGCCGTGGCCTGGAATGACGGCAAACACCCGCCGGCGGTGCCCTTCATGCTGTTCAGCACCGGCGGAGCGCTGGTCATCATGGCACTCTGCCTGCTGGGTGGCCGGTCTGCATCCCTCTGGCTCAAGCCCCTTACCGTGATCGGCAGTGATGCCCTGCGTGCCTTCATTTTCCATATCGTGGCGATCTTCCTGGTGCTGCGCTTGCTGTTGGGTGCCTGGCAGGTCTACAGCTATCCGCAGGTGCTGGGCATCGGCCTTGGCTTGATACTTCTCACTGCGGGCTGGATCGCCTTGATACGCCGTTTCAGAGAGCTGAGTCGATAA
- a CDS encoding M28 family peptidase, whose product MPGTSFRGEPAALGEQSEALRERLHSHVQTLSERIGERHYWRPEALQAAGDYIEQSFQAAGHLPRRQAVPAGSRMFHNIEVILPGEQMADEVLVVGAHYDTVRGSPGADDNASGVAVLIELARLLQDAELDRSLRLVAFVNEELPLFGSKAMGSLHYVRQASAEGMDIVGMISLEMLGYFRDEPNSQAYPFPLDHFYPDRGNFLAFVSNLESRRLLHRAIGAFRRHAEVPSEGLTAPPLLADIRRSDHWAFWKSDIPAMMLTDTANFRNPYYHGPSDTHDRLDYTTMARLAEALAGTLEAMAGR is encoded by the coding sequence ATGCCGGGAACCTCTTTCCGCGGTGAACCAGCAGCGCTGGGGGAGCAGAGCGAGGCTCTGCGCGAACGTCTCCACTCCCATGTGCAGACTTTGTCGGAGAGGATCGGTGAACGCCATTATTGGCGGCCGGAAGCCTTGCAGGCCGCAGGCGATTATATCGAGCAATCCTTCCAGGCGGCTGGGCATCTGCCACGGCGTCAAGCCGTGCCGGCCGGCAGCCGGATGTTTCATAACATCGAGGTGATCCTGCCTGGCGAGCAAATGGCAGACGAGGTGCTGGTAGTCGGCGCGCACTACGATACGGTGCGCGGAAGCCCGGGCGCCGACGACAATGCCTCCGGGGTGGCCGTGTTGATCGAACTGGCGCGTCTCCTGCAGGATGCCGAACTCGACCGCTCCCTGCGCCTGGTGGCGTTCGTCAACGAGGAGCTTCCCTTATTCGGCAGCAAGGCCATGGGCAGCCTGCACTACGTCCGGCAGGCCAGTGCCGAGGGGATGGATATCGTGGGCATGATCTCGCTGGAGATGCTCGGCTACTTCAGGGATGAGCCCAATAGCCAGGCGTATCCCTTCCCGCTGGACCATTTCTATCCCGACAGGGGCAACTTCCTCGCCTTCGTCAGCAATCTGGAGTCGCGCCGCCTGCTTCACCGTGCCATTGGTGCGTTTCGTCGCCACGCCGAGGTTCCCTCCGAAGGGCTGACGGCGCCCCCGCTGTTGGCCGACATACGCCGATCGGACCATTGGGCCTTCTGGAAGAGCGATATTCCCGCCATGATGCTGACGGACACCGCTAATTTCCGTAACCCTTATTATCACGGCCCTAGCGACACCCATGATCGCCTCGATTACACCACCATGGCCAGGCTTGCCGAGGCGCTGGCGGGCACGCTCGAAGCGATGGCCGGGCGATGA
- a CDS encoding serine hydrolase, producing MGRRLARALMLAAMAVPSLAAAQPGWAENVEAWVDPPWGERLEARLALLEAGFDGELGVHVRDLQTGARYGWRDEEFWYLASLVKVLVAIELMDRVEVGDTALEERLTLARSDYVDGAGSTNWATPGSTLTLRQLLESMLVFSDNTASDMLMRHLGLERINERARSLTPAGEMGPITTLVDVRRHAYSNLHPEAFGLSGMDFIELRKRSGASERLAWFLRRLDLIPQELLTPSIDEAFRRYYATELNSGRLDAFADVLAALALGRALGPGVTAELLAVMSRTTSGERRLGAGLGRDIRLAHKTGTQHRLACDAGIATQGQGDNARRVVIVACVRGELDLVRNEQMLAAVGRAVREAGAFGN from the coding sequence ATGGGTAGGAGATTGGCACGCGCGCTGATGCTGGCGGCCATGGCGGTACCGTCGTTGGCCGCTGCCCAGCCCGGCTGGGCGGAGAATGTCGAGGCCTGGGTGGATCCGCCCTGGGGGGAACGCCTGGAAGCCAGGCTGGCGCTGCTCGAAGCCGGTTTCGACGGCGAACTCGGGGTGCACGTGCGTGATCTCCAAACGGGGGCGCGCTACGGCTGGCGCGACGAAGAATTCTGGTACCTGGCCTCGCTGGTCAAGGTGCTGGTGGCAATCGAGCTGATGGACCGGGTCGAAGTCGGGGATACGGCGTTGGAGGAGCGCCTGACGCTCGCACGTAGCGACTATGTCGACGGTGCCGGATCCACCAACTGGGCAACGCCGGGTAGCACACTCACGCTGCGTCAGTTGCTGGAATCGATGCTGGTCTTCAGCGACAACACCGCAAGCGACATGCTGATGCGACATCTGGGGCTGGAAAGGATCAATGAACGGGCGCGCAGCCTCACGCCAGCTGGCGAAATGGGACCGATCACTACCCTGGTCGACGTGCGTCGTCATGCCTACTCCAACCTTCATCCGGAAGCCTTCGGCCTGAGCGGCATGGATTTCATCGAGCTGCGCAAGCGCAGTGGCGCGAGTGAACGGCTGGCATGGTTCCTTCGACGTCTCGACCTGATCCCGCAAGAGCTGCTGACGCCGAGTATCGACGAGGCTTTCCGGCGCTATTACGCCACCGAACTCAACAGCGGTCGGCTCGACGCCTTCGCCGATGTGCTCGCAGCACTGGCTTTGGGCAGGGCGCTCGGACCGGGTGTCACCGCCGAGCTGCTCGCGGTAATGTCACGTACCACCAGTGGAGAGCGGCGGCTCGGGGCCGGCCTGGGGCGCGACATCCGCCTGGCCCACAAGACCGGCACCCAGCATCGGCTCGCTTGCGATGCAGGCATCGCCACGCAGGGGCAGGGCGATAACGCCCGCCGCGTGGTGATCGTGGCCTGTGTGCGCGGCGAGCTCGACTTGGTCCGCAACGAGCAGATGCTGGCTGCGGTGGGCCGCGCCGTAAGGGAGGCAGGAGCGTTCGGGAATTGA
- a CDS encoding SDR family oxidoreductase — MSDGLMPGTGSVPRSILVTGCSSGIGHAAAHALVKRGWRVFATARRQEDLDRLHGEGLVALPLELASSESISACVERVLERTDGRLDALFNNAAYGQPGAVEDLTRDVLRAQLEANLLGTHELTTRIIPVMREQGYGRIVQNSSVLGFAALPYRGAYVCSKFALEGLTDTLRQELYGSGIHVSLIEPGPIASRFRENSHRAFKANIDTTGSYHRDTYRTVEARLTGSKGSSGGAFTLGPDAVVDKLVHALESRRPRPRYHVTLPTHLFCVLKRLLTTRGMDRVLLASTRDERKA; from the coding sequence ATGAGCGATGGCCTCATGCCCGGAACCGGCTCGGTGCCGCGAAGCATACTGGTTACCGGCTGCTCAAGCGGCATCGGCCATGCCGCGGCACACGCCCTAGTAAAGCGCGGCTGGCGGGTCTTTGCCACTGCCCGCCGCCAGGAGGATCTCGACAGGCTACACGGTGAGGGGCTCGTGGCCCTTCCCCTGGAGCTGGCCTCGAGCGAATCCATCTCCGCCTGCGTTGAACGGGTGCTGGAACGCACCGACGGACGACTCGATGCTCTGTTCAACAACGCCGCCTACGGCCAACCGGGTGCCGTGGAGGACCTCACCCGTGACGTGCTTCGCGCCCAACTGGAAGCCAACCTGCTCGGCACCCACGAACTCACCACGCGGATCATCCCGGTCATGCGCGAACAAGGATACGGACGTATCGTGCAAAACAGCTCGGTGCTGGGGTTCGCCGCCCTGCCCTACCGCGGGGCCTACGTATGCTCCAAGTTCGCTCTGGAGGGCCTGACCGACACCTTGCGCCAGGAGCTGTACGGTAGCGGCATCCATGTCAGCCTGATCGAGCCCGGCCCCATCGCCAGCCGCTTCCGTGAGAACTCTCATCGCGCCTTCAAGGCCAACATCGACACCACCGGAAGCTACCACCGCGACACCTACCGCACCGTGGAAGCCCGGCTGACCGGCAGCAAGGGGTCTTCAGGCGGTGCCTTCACCCTGGGCCCCGATGCCGTGGTCGACAAGCTGGTCCATGCCCTGGAGAGCCGGCGGCCCAGGCCGCGTTATCATGTCACCCTGCCTACCCACCTGTTCTGCGTGCTGAAGCGGTTGCTCACCACGCGGGGAATGGACCGGGTGCTGCTGGCGTCGACACGCGACGAGCGCAAAGCCTAA
- a CDS encoding glutathione S-transferase family protein translates to MIDLWTWTTPNGRKVSIMLEELGLPYRTHAVDITQGEQHEPAFLAVSPNNKIPAIRDDDTGTVLMESGAILIYLAEKSGRFLPEEPEQRYRTLEWLMWQMGGLGPFLGQAHHFLQFNPGKAPYAEERFHDEAKRLYRVLDARLADNAYLAGDEYTIADIACWPWVSRYEWQRIDLKDYPNVKRWYVEIASRPAVQRGYHVPKQVNEIPLP, encoded by the coding sequence ATGATCGACCTCTGGACCTGGACCACACCCAACGGCCGCAAAGTCTCCATCATGCTCGAGGAGCTCGGCCTGCCCTATCGTACCCATGCCGTGGACATCACCCAGGGCGAGCAACACGAGCCGGCCTTCCTTGCGGTCAGCCCCAACAACAAGATCCCCGCCATCCGTGATGACGACACCGGCACGGTATTGATGGAGTCGGGTGCAATCCTGATCTACCTGGCTGAGAAGTCCGGTCGCTTTTTGCCCGAAGAACCGGAGCAGCGCTACCGCACCCTGGAGTGGCTGATGTGGCAAATGGGCGGCCTGGGGCCCTTCCTCGGCCAGGCTCACCATTTTCTGCAGTTCAATCCCGGCAAGGCGCCCTACGCCGAAGAACGTTTCCATGACGAGGCCAAGCGCCTCTACCGCGTACTGGATGCCCGCCTGGCCGACAATGCCTACCTGGCCGGCGACGAGTATACCATTGCCGATATCGCCTGCTGGCCGTGGGTATCGCGCTACGAGTGGCAACGCATCGACCTGAAGGATTATCCCAACGTGAAGCGCTGGTATGTCGAGATCGCCAGCCGCCCGGCGGTGCAGCGCGGCTACCACGTGCCCAAGCAGGTCAACGAGATTCCCCTGCCATGA